The following proteins are encoded in a genomic region of Glycine soja cultivar W05 chromosome 17, ASM419377v2, whole genome shotgun sequence:
- the LOC114393769 gene encoding E3 ubiquitin-protein ligase RHF1A-like encodes MANFTSSSSSSCSPLPLSLTMSHISPPSSSAAFDDSSEDACSICLEPFSTHDPATITSCKHEYHLHCILEWLQRSKECPICWQLLILKDPASQELLNAVEAEKRLSSRTVYSHAFMDSRSPLQRLNNDQDDSCSDDSDFDEQLMQHLVSAASRARYICRSKRQRSPGAGPSEVLVFNSSIHASGMQPTLTTSPTSGVPSAAHIQSPTSTFSCVGMVTTNTSSESDMPSKPRVIYSQPSPESARRLNTSEMFSFSESFKSKLSAASARCKESISKNTRGLKEKLIARNASVKELSKGVQCEMNAGIACVARMIERLDLTSKWSSSALIPVKGKSVQENGVLVGNVTSNASSLDSSLVAVGVETPPSCVQSGHDAART; translated from the exons ATGGCGAATTTcacctcttcctcctcctcctcttgttCTCCCTTACCTCTATCTCTAACTATGTCACACATTTCACCTCCGTCATCTTCTGCGGCTTTCGACGACAGTTCCGAGGACGCCTGCAGCATATGTCTAGAGCCATTCAGCACCCATGACCCTGCCACC ATAACCAGTTGCAAACATGAATATCATCTGCACTGTATCCTTGAATG GTTGCAGAGAAGCAAAGAATGCCCAATATGTTGGCAGTTACTTATCTTGAAAGACCCTGCCAG CCAAGAGCTTCTAAATGCAGTGGAAGCTGAAAAACGCTTAAGTTCAAGAACTGTATATTCACATGCATTCATGGATTCTCGTAGCCCCCTTCAACGGCTTAACAATGACCAA GATGATTCTTGTTCAGATGATTCTGATTTTGATGAACAACTTATGCAGCACCTAGTTTCTGCTGCAAGTAGAGCTCGCTATATCTGCAGAAGCAAAAGGCAGAGATCCCCCGGAGCAGGTCCTTCAGAGGTTCTTGTTTTTAACTCTTCTATACATGCTTCAGGGATGCAACCAACACTTACAACTTCACCGACTTCTGGTGTACCTTCTGCTGCTCACATTCAATCTCCAACATCCACCTTTTCCTGTGTTGGCATGGTTACAACAAATACTTCTTCCGAGAGTGACATGCCTTCCAAACCCAG AGTCATCTATAGCCAGCCATCACCTGAGAGTGCTAGGAGACTAAACACTTCTGAGATGTTCTCCTTCTCTGAGTCCTTCAAATCCAAACTTTCTGCTGCTTCAGCTAG ATGTAAGGaatcaatttcaaaaaatactcGTGGTCTTAAGGAGAAGTTGATTGCACGTAATGCTTCGGTGAAAGAGCTGAGTAAAGGTGTTCAGTGTGAGATGAATGCAGGCATAGCTTGCGTTGCAAGAATGATTGAACGCCTTGATCTTACCTCAAAATGGTCCTCATCTGCTCTCATCCCTGTTAAAGGGAAGTCTGTCCAAGAGAATGGAGTTTTGGTTGGCAATGTTACTTCAAATGCTTCCTCACTTGATTCTAGCTTGGTT